One Sodalis praecaptivus DNA segment encodes these proteins:
- the flgJ gene encoding flagellar assembly peptidoglycan hydrolase FlgJ, whose protein sequence is MMSDGIPLFGSTLDFSQLEAMKIRAAQASSQGVADAARQVEGLFVDMMLKSMRAALPQEGLLTSAQTQLYTSLYDQQLAQDLTARGVGLAQALRRQLGGGDASPPTPAAQRIPAYNVVDPRQRRPMPEQLVGDGLAFPPEAFVDAPWDLNADTGGFVARITAPAVQAARDSGLPHQLIVAQAALESGWGAREIRTAHGAPSHNLFGIKADAGWRGESTQITTTEWVDGVMQKVKAKFRVYASYGEALRDYTRLLTENPRYRRVMQARTPEQAARSLQSSGYATDPHYADKLITIIAQLKTVGQRAQAAYQHDLATLF, encoded by the coding sequence CTGATGAGTGACGGCATCCCATTGTTCGGCTCCACGCTGGATTTTTCCCAACTGGAGGCCATGAAAATCCGCGCCGCGCAGGCGTCGAGTCAGGGGGTCGCGGACGCGGCGCGCCAGGTCGAGGGGCTGTTTGTGGACATGATGCTCAAGAGCATGCGCGCGGCGCTCCCGCAGGAGGGACTGCTGACCAGCGCCCAAACCCAGCTCTATACCTCGCTGTACGACCAACAGCTGGCGCAGGATCTGACGGCCCGCGGGGTGGGGCTGGCGCAGGCCCTGCGCAGACAGCTCGGCGGGGGCGACGCCTCACCGCCGACCCCTGCCGCTCAGCGGATACCGGCCTACAACGTCGTCGACCCGCGCCAGCGGCGGCCTATGCCGGAGCAGCTTGTCGGCGACGGGCTGGCGTTCCCTCCGGAGGCGTTTGTCGACGCGCCGTGGGATCTGAACGCCGACACCGGCGGATTTGTTGCCCGCATCACCGCGCCGGCTGTGCAGGCCGCGCGCGATAGCGGGCTGCCCCATCAGCTTATTGTGGCGCAGGCGGCGCTGGAATCGGGATGGGGCGCGCGGGAAATCAGAACCGCCCACGGCGCGCCGAGCCACAATTTATTTGGCATTAAAGCGGATGCCGGCTGGCGGGGCGAAAGCACGCAAATTACCACCACCGAATGGGTGGACGGGGTCATGCAGAAGGTGAAGGCGAAATTTCGCGTCTATGCCTCTTATGGCGAGGCGCTGCGGGATTATACGCGGTTGCTGACGGAAAACCCCCGTTATCGGCGGGTCATGCAGGCCCGCACGCCGGAACAGGCGGCCCGATCGCTGCAATCCTCCGGCTATGCCACCGATCCGCATTATGCCGACAAATTGATCACTATCATCGCGCAATTGAAAACGGTGGGGCAGCGCGCGCAGGCGGCCTATCAGCACGATCTCGCCACGCTTTTCTGA
- the flgK gene encoding flagellar hook-associated protein FlgK, whose product MLNLYYIASSGLQTGQQALSVIGNNLANATNPNYSRQNIILGAAGGRVTATGFIGNGVRVEGVARAFDEYANERVRGTETLLRASGAHYDKMSALDLEFSRTDNGIDTKLNSLFNALKDISKVPTNGNYRSSAFTALKELTGRFNKLSDELIKQEQKNNQDIRQSVNFINQLTGQLASLNREISNRQSIDGGGAYDLLDRRDALLQALSQQTGINTQIDSRTGAVNVTLSNGHMLVSGDKANALEVTTDNNNPGRQVIAYRDAENAIIPLQDSLLDKGVLGGLLAFRNQDLPEIRDRLNELALHLSQRFNEVNKQGYDANGEKGKDLFSYALPNAIANGKNQGEASLSVTALNTDPAAEGGVAKPQEYTLRFENGTWQVTGTADGRKVESTFVDGKLTFEGVTVAVKGDAQEGDSYQLNPFNGIADSVAVSIKNGDEIAAASEKDPQDTDGKETGNNGNSIALGNIQHEKLINGGTLSDAYAGLIGYVGTTTRNLMETASSQEKAFQDAYVERSEKTGVNLNQEYVQMEMFRQYYNASAQLLQTANSLLDTLLTIR is encoded by the coding sequence ATGCTAAACCTTTATTATATTGCCAGCAGCGGTTTGCAAACCGGACAGCAGGCGCTGAGCGTCATCGGCAACAACCTCGCCAACGCCACCAACCCCAATTACAGCCGGCAAAACATTATCTTGGGCGCTGCGGGGGGAAGAGTGACCGCCACGGGCTTTATCGGCAACGGCGTGCGCGTGGAGGGGGTTGCCCGCGCTTTCGATGAATATGCCAATGAGCGGGTGCGTGGGACGGAAACCTTGCTGCGGGCCAGCGGCGCGCATTATGACAAGATGAGTGCGCTGGATCTGGAGTTCAGCAGAACCGACAACGGGATTGATACCAAGCTTAACAGCTTGTTCAACGCACTGAAGGACATTAGCAAAGTGCCGACGAACGGTAACTACCGCAGTAGTGCGTTTACGGCCCTTAAAGAACTGACCGGACGCTTTAATAAACTCAGCGATGAGCTCATCAAACAAGAGCAGAAAAATAATCAGGACATCCGGCAGTCGGTTAACTTCATCAATCAATTGACCGGCCAACTGGCAAGTTTGAATCGGGAGATTAGCAACCGACAGAGCATTGACGGCGGCGGCGCTTACGATCTGCTGGACAGGCGTGATGCGCTGTTACAGGCGCTGAGCCAGCAAACCGGCATCAACACGCAGATTGACAGCCGCACCGGGGCGGTCAACGTCACGTTGAGTAATGGTCATATGCTGGTGAGCGGCGACAAGGCCAACGCGCTGGAAGTCACGACCGATAATAATAACCCGGGGCGCCAGGTGATTGCCTATCGCGATGCTGAAAACGCCATTATTCCTCTACAGGATAGTCTATTGGACAAGGGCGTTTTGGGCGGGCTACTGGCGTTTCGCAATCAGGACTTGCCGGAGATCCGTGACCGGTTAAATGAGCTGGCGCTGCATTTAAGTCAACGCTTCAACGAGGTGAACAAGCAAGGCTATGACGCTAACGGCGAAAAAGGTAAGGACCTATTCAGCTACGCGTTACCCAACGCCATCGCCAACGGGAAAAACCAAGGCGAAGCCAGCCTTTCGGTGACCGCACTCAACACCGACCCGGCCGCCGAGGGCGGGGTAGCGAAACCGCAGGAATATACCCTGCGCTTCGAGAACGGCACGTGGCAGGTCACGGGCACCGCTGACGGCAGAAAAGTAGAGTCCACCTTCGTCGACGGTAAATTGACGTTCGAGGGGGTCACGGTCGCGGTGAAGGGCGATGCGCAAGAGGGCGATAGCTATCAATTAAATCCGTTCAACGGTATTGCCGACAGCGTGGCGGTGAGCATCAAAAACGGTGATGAAATTGCCGCCGCCAGCGAAAAAGATCCCCAAGATACGGACGGTAAAGAGACGGGCAACAACGGTAACAGCATTGCGCTCGGCAATATCCAGCATGAGAAATTAATCAATGGCGGTACGCTGAGTGACGCCTACGCCGGCCTGATTGGCTATGTCGGCACCACCACCCGCAATTTGATGGAAACGGCCAGCTCGCAGGAGAAAGCTTTCCAGGATGCCTACGTTGAGCGCAGCGAGAAAACCGGGGTCAATCTCAACCAAGAATACGTTCAAATGGAAATGTTCCGGCAGTATTACAATGCTAGCGCCCAGCTGCTGCAAACCGCTAATTCATTGCTGGATACCCTGCTTACTATCCGCTAA
- the flgL gene encoding flagellar hook-associated protein FlgL — MNLSTHYMYQQQTQFIMSSASRFNDVAMRLSANTRVLRPSDDPAAAMDAVTYRNALAQLDYYSGTRGYARAVLTKEGDTLQTVTNTLSAINAKIMAIQKPAGDLAPIIQELEGLRDDLLASANAQDTSGNYIFAGYKADVKPFQKAQGSDDIVYQGGGTAIGQQVDEGREMKIGHIGSDIFNVDGQDTVFKKLDALIGALKSDAGNEGGGTWPGEELKAIMDAARSAVRKTEDNVGNAQVVSGLNLQLLDNLDAAGVSQREGITDRLQQGLGQDTGSQIALVTELQLSQVAMDSSMMVFQMMQNMSLFNLMK, encoded by the coding sequence ATGAATCTCAGCACCCATTATATGTATCAACAGCAAACCCAGTTCATCATGAGCTCCGCGTCCCGCTTTAATGATGTAGCCATGCGTTTGAGCGCCAATACCCGGGTATTGCGCCCGTCCGACGATCCCGCCGCGGCGATGGACGCGGTGACCTACCGTAACGCCCTGGCGCAGCTGGATTATTACAGCGGCACGCGCGGTTATGCCCGGGCCGTGCTAACGAAAGAGGGCGATACGCTGCAAACCGTCACCAACACGCTCTCCGCCATCAATGCCAAAATCATGGCCATCCAGAAACCGGCGGGAGATCTCGCGCCGATAATTCAGGAATTAGAGGGCCTGCGCGACGATCTCCTCGCCAGCGCTAATGCGCAGGACACCAGCGGCAACTATATCTTTGCCGGCTATAAAGCCGATGTGAAGCCTTTTCAAAAAGCGCAGGGCAGCGATGATATCGTTTATCAGGGCGGCGGTACCGCTATCGGCCAGCAGGTTGACGAAGGCCGGGAGATGAAAATTGGCCATATCGGCAGCGATATTTTCAATGTCGACGGGCAGGATACGGTTTTCAAAAAACTGGATGCGCTTATCGGCGCGCTAAAAAGCGATGCGGGCAATGAAGGGGGCGGCACATGGCCGGGAGAGGAACTGAAAGCGATAATGGACGCCGCCCGCAGCGCGGTAAGAAAGACAGAAGATAACGTCGGTAATGCGCAGGTCGTTTCCGGTCTTAATCTGCAACTGCTCGACAACCTTGACGCTGCCGGCGTAAGCCAACGCGAGGGGATAACCGATCGACTGCAACAAGGGCTGGGGCAGGATACGGGTTCGCAAATAGCCCTGGTAACGGAGCTGCAATTGTCCCAAGTCGCGATGGATTCCTCGATGATGGTGTTTCAGATGATGCAAAACATGTCGTTATTCAACCTAATGAAGTAA
- the fliR gene encoding flagellar biosynthetic protein FliR codes for MLDLTALPAAIGPHFWPLARLLGLFVSAPLLSEKIITNKVKIGLAVLITLLIAPGLEPVATPLVSVAGLWLIMVQLIIGVTVGLTLQLAFSAVRFAGEVIGLQMGLSFATFFDPFSGPNSPIIARLFNVLLLLLFVSLDAHLLMIDVLVDTFQLLPIAPLPLNGESFLALARAAGLLFSCGLMLALPAMTLLLLLNITLGVLNRLTPQFSVFVIGFPLTLGGGLLALMLVMPLLATFAEGLLSTLFQQLSAILAAMGGGQQA; via the coding sequence ATGCTGGACTTGACCGCCCTGCCGGCCGCCATCGGCCCGCATTTCTGGCCGCTGGCGCGTTTACTGGGGCTTTTCGTCAGCGCGCCGCTGCTTAGCGAGAAGATAATCACCAATAAAGTCAAAATCGGCTTGGCGGTGCTCATTACGCTGCTGATTGCCCCCGGACTCGAGCCGGTGGCCACCCCTCTGGTTTCCGTGGCGGGGCTGTGGCTCATCATGGTGCAGCTTATCATTGGCGTAACGGTGGGGCTGACGCTGCAGCTCGCCTTTAGCGCCGTGCGCTTCGCCGGCGAAGTGATCGGTTTGCAGATGGGGCTCTCGTTCGCCACCTTTTTCGACCCCTTCAGCGGACCGAACTCCCCGATTATCGCCCGCCTGTTCAATGTGTTGTTACTGTTGCTGTTCGTCTCTCTCGACGCGCACCTGCTGATGATTGACGTGTTGGTCGACACTTTCCAACTGCTGCCCATCGCGCCGCTGCCCCTTAACGGCGAAAGTTTCCTGGCGCTGGCGCGCGCCGCCGGTCTGTTGTTTTCCTGCGGTTTAATGCTGGCGCTGCCGGCAATGACGCTACTGCTGTTGCTTAATATCACTTTGGGGGTGCTGAACCGATTAACACCGCAATTCTCCGTGTTTGTCATTGGCTTTCCGCTAACGCTCGGCGGCGGACTGCTGGCGCTGATGCTGGTCATGCCGCTGTTGGCAACCTTCGCCGAAGGGCTATTGAGCACGCTGTTTCAACAACTTTCCGCCATTCTCGCCGCGATGGGCGGCGGCCAGCAGGCATAA
- the fliQ gene encoding flagellar biosynthesis protein FliQ codes for MTPEAVMTLGFDAMKVGLALSTPPLLAAMVTGLLVSLLQASTQINEMTLSFIPKILAVITSLVIAGPWMLSLLLDYMRTLFSQLPYSIG; via the coding sequence ATGACGCCGGAAGCGGTAATGACGCTGGGTTTTGACGCAATGAAAGTCGGGTTGGCGCTCTCCACTCCGCCGCTGTTGGCCGCCATGGTCACCGGCTTACTGGTAAGCCTGCTGCAGGCGTCCACCCAGATAAACGAGATGACGCTGTCGTTCATCCCGAAAATTCTGGCGGTCATTACCTCGCTGGTTATCGCCGGTCCCTGGATGCTCAGCCTGCTGCTGGATTATATGCGTACGCTATTCAGCCAACTGCCGTATTCGATAGGGTAA
- the fliP gene encoding flagellar type III secretion system pore protein FliP (The bacterial flagellar biogenesis protein FliP forms a type III secretion system (T3SS)-type pore required for flagellar assembly.), with translation MSMPTLRASLRARRGTAGGVWPCWLLLALPLLLLLPYQAAHAAEQGLLQIHTLPDGGQRWSLPVQTLVLLTSLTFLPAALLLMSGFTRIIIVLGILRNALGTPSAPPNQVLLGLALCLTFFVMSPVLDSIYRDAYLPFSKDQIGMETAVQRAAQPLRQFMLTQTRETDLSLYARLGKQTELAGPEQVPMRILLPAFVTSELKTAFQIGFTLFIPFLIIDLVIASVLMALGMMMLPPTTVSLPFKLMLFVMVDGWQLLLGSLAQSFFS, from the coding sequence ATGAGCATGCCGACCCTGCGCGCCTCGCTTCGCGCGCGCCGCGGGACGGCGGGCGGCGTTTGGCCATGTTGGCTACTGCTGGCGCTACCGCTGCTGCTGCTGCTGCCCTACCAGGCTGCCCACGCCGCGGAACAGGGATTGTTACAAATACACACCCTGCCCGACGGCGGCCAGCGCTGGTCGCTGCCGGTACAAACGCTGGTATTGCTGACATCGCTCACTTTTTTACCGGCGGCGCTGCTGCTGATGTCGGGGTTTACCCGCATCATTATCGTGCTGGGCATCCTGCGCAACGCATTGGGTACGCCTTCCGCCCCACCCAATCAGGTCCTGCTCGGGCTGGCGTTATGTTTAACCTTTTTCGTCATGTCGCCCGTGCTGGACAGCATTTATCGCGATGCCTATCTGCCGTTTTCCAAGGATCAGATCGGTATGGAAACGGCGGTCCAGCGGGCGGCGCAGCCGCTGCGCCAGTTTATGCTGACCCAAACGAGGGAAACGGATTTGTCGCTCTACGCCCGCCTGGGAAAACAGACAGAGCTCGCCGGCCCGGAGCAGGTGCCGATGCGCATCCTGCTGCCGGCGTTTGTCACCAGCGAACTTAAGACCGCCTTTCAAATTGGCTTCACGCTGTTTATTCCGTTTCTGATTATCGATCTGGTCATCGCCAGCGTCCTGATGGCGCTGGGCATGATGATGTTGCCGCCCACCACGGTGTCGCTGCCGTTTAAGCTGATGCTGTTCGTGATGGTGGACGGCTGGCAACTCTTGCTCGGGTCGCTGGCCCAAAGCTTTTTCAGTTAA
- the fliO gene encoding flagellar biosynthetic protein FliO: MKQTTLQSPAAYDSGHGAALFNVAGSLGAVLLLILLLLKLARRLGYFAPRHGGQPLLKVRAGCSLGNRERVVVVEAGEHWLVLGVTPGRITHLHTLPAGDAAPDEPPPAFSTLFSRGRQSRETT; the protein is encoded by the coding sequence ATGAAACAGACCACGTTACAGTCACCCGCCGCCTACGATAGCGGTCACGGCGCGGCGCTTTTCAATGTGGCCGGCTCGCTGGGCGCGGTGTTGCTGCTGATCCTGTTGCTGCTCAAACTGGCCCGGCGCTTGGGCTATTTCGCGCCCCGTCACGGCGGCCAGCCGCTGCTCAAAGTCCGCGCCGGCTGCTCCCTTGGCAACCGTGAACGGGTCGTGGTGGTGGAAGCCGGCGAACACTGGCTGGTGCTCGGCGTCACGCCGGGACGGATCACCCACCTGCATACCCTCCCCGCCGGCGACGCCGCGCCCGACGAGCCGCCGCCGGCTTTCTCGACGCTGTTCTCGCGCGGGCGCCAATCGCGGGAGACGACATGA
- the fliN gene encoding flagellar motor switch protein FliN, translating to MSDTSHTPDGEAPLHETDAQTNGDAARPAPTGPEFPAADAAEEGSPLTEDLSLILDIPVKMTVELGRTRMTIRELLHLSQDAVVPLEGLAGEPLDILINGYLIARGEVVVMGEQYGVRIADIVTPAERMRRLSR from the coding sequence ATGAGTGATACCTCACATACGCCCGACGGCGAGGCGCCATTGCACGAGACCGACGCGCAAACCAATGGCGATGCGGCACGGCCGGCACCGACCGGACCGGAATTTCCCGCCGCTGACGCCGCCGAAGAGGGATCGCCGCTGACGGAAGATCTCAGTCTGATTCTGGATATTCCGGTAAAGATGACCGTGGAGTTGGGACGTACCCGGATGACCATTCGCGAACTGCTGCACCTAAGTCAGGACGCGGTGGTGCCGCTGGAAGGACTGGCGGGCGAACCGCTGGATATTCTGATTAACGGCTACCTTATCGCCCGCGGCGAAGTGGTGGTGATGGGAGAACAGTACGGCGTGCGCATCGCCGATATTGTGACGCCCGCCGAACGTATGCGCCGCTTGAGCCGATAA
- the fliM gene encoding flagellar motor switch protein FliM, with product MSEKESVRSGPLTRKQAKKELRQAQARATQQTPLQAGSGSPFDAAQRRRLGGERLKGLEMINQDFAGRFRRALFTLMQRRTDISAEAILIQPYREFAAQLRPPASLNLISLKPLRGNTLFAFTPGLIFTALDTLFGGNGRLPDTQERAFTPAEQRVIDRLLKLMLHAYGDAWLGLHPLEPEFITAETSCRFTGFSDGEMVVVSPFRVAIGAMQGEFAIIFSQAALEPLHEMLSKPLPEHIRQDQGQWRQNLARQLQGTELELIARFADLPLCLSRVMALRRGDILPIPRPERLTAYVDGVPVFLGSYGSLNGQYALRVEHVINQGINQLNNKDISHE from the coding sequence ATGTCCGAGAAAGAATCCGTCCGCTCCGGCCCTCTTACGCGCAAACAGGCCAAGAAGGAGCTGCGGCAGGCACAGGCGCGCGCCACGCAGCAGACCCCTTTGCAGGCCGGTTCGGGTTCGCCGTTTGATGCCGCGCAACGGCGTCGCCTGGGGGGCGAACGTCTGAAAGGGCTGGAAATGATCAACCAGGATTTCGCCGGGCGGTTTCGCCGCGCGCTGTTCACTCTGATGCAGCGTCGCACCGATATCAGTGCGGAAGCGATTTTGATCCAACCGTATCGTGAATTCGCCGCCCAACTGCGTCCGCCCGCCAGCCTGAATCTTATCAGCCTGAAACCGCTGCGGGGCAACACGCTATTCGCCTTCACGCCGGGACTCATCTTTACCGCGCTCGACACGCTGTTCGGCGGCAACGGGCGGCTGCCCGACACGCAGGAGCGGGCATTTACCCCGGCGGAACAGCGTGTTATCGACCGTTTGCTGAAGCTGATGCTGCACGCCTACGGCGACGCCTGGCTGGGGTTACATCCGCTTGAGCCGGAATTTATCACCGCGGAAACCTCCTGCCGCTTCACAGGCTTTAGCGACGGCGAAATGGTCGTGGTCTCTCCGTTCCGGGTCGCTATCGGCGCCATGCAGGGCGAATTCGCCATTATTTTCTCCCAGGCGGCCCTGGAGCCGCTGCACGAGATGTTGAGTAAACCGCTGCCGGAGCATATCCGCCAGGATCAGGGGCAGTGGCGGCAAAACCTGGCCAGGCAATTGCAGGGCACCGAATTGGAGCTTATCGCCCGATTCGCCGACCTGCCTTTGTGCCTGTCGCGGGTCATGGCGCTGCGGCGCGGCGATATCCTGCCGATCCCCCGCCCTGAACGGCTGACCGCCTACGTTGACGGCGTACCGGTGTTTCTCGGCAGCTATGGCAGCCTGAACGGGCAGTATGCGCTGCGGGTGGAACACGTGATCAATCAAGGCATTAATCAACTGAACAATAAGGACATTTCTCATGAGTGA
- a CDS encoding flagellar basal body-associated FliL family protein, with translation MSGINATFTRYRAVAVIILGLIAVLALSLFVYLQPGVKEELLPVTQTVDGLPAENDLPPVYFPLDPFTVSLQPEDGDYGAMLYVGLTLRLRDEKTRELVESQLPELRNHLILLLSQQSPASLTSAADKQALLKKIKRELNQQHPNGQPPFVTDVFFNSFIVR, from the coding sequence GTGTCAGGCATTAACGCTACTTTTACTCGATACCGCGCTGTCGCGGTCATTATTTTGGGGTTGATCGCCGTACTGGCGCTCAGCCTGTTCGTCTATCTGCAGCCCGGCGTGAAAGAGGAATTGCTTCCTGTTACGCAGACGGTGGATGGCCTGCCCGCGGAAAATGATTTACCGCCGGTGTATTTTCCGTTGGACCCTTTTACCGTCAGTCTACAGCCCGAGGACGGCGATTACGGCGCCATGCTGTATGTCGGTCTGACGTTGCGTCTGCGGGACGAAAAGACCCGCGAGTTAGTGGAAAGTCAATTACCCGAGTTACGCAATCACCTGATTTTGCTGCTGTCGCAGCAATCCCCCGCCTCGCTCACCTCCGCGGCAGACAAGCAGGCATTACTTAAGAAAATAAAGCGCGAGCTCAATCAGCAGCATCCCAACGGTCAGCCGCCTTTCGTGACTGACGTATTTTTCAACTCATTCATTGTGCGGTGA
- a CDS encoding flagellar hook-length control protein FliK — protein MIPNASAVIRGGGQPIAAALPAELPQSEFADALEHYLAGTRRQDVGADSTATDPKATLTQRCKALTALIHRRLAEGDSALDDDELQHLQALLAQLALQQWPADGDPVLAKLGIAPVPSRDQRNGAALALAEPRAEGDGTAQTPSGAGGGRAVAPSALAASAPEFTDVQSAEVQGKKEPQPLLLVPSTKRNARRAENTPLRLDTVKLQSVAAHPRQRGEALSRTATTADKLAATATATPTPSAPPSAGLDAITTDAPSLRTPAPPQAPIAHLRQPLGSPAWQQQLGEHITLFNRNGIFHAQLHLHPQELGAVKVNLRLNKEQLQVHFASDNQQVRAVLETAMTQLRTSLAENGIALGDTSVGTDASGHNASGHQQDRGDSPQHGQGRRESLFVAHRNGGGSAGPGAWYRDGIDIYA, from the coding sequence ATGATACCCAACGCGAGCGCTGTTATCCGGGGCGGCGGGCAGCCTATCGCCGCGGCCCTCCCCGCCGAATTACCCCAAAGCGAATTTGCCGACGCTTTGGAACACTATCTCGCCGGTACCCGGCGTCAGGACGTGGGCGCCGACAGTACGGCGACAGATCCGAAGGCAACCCTGACGCAGCGCTGCAAGGCTCTGACGGCCCTTATCCACCGGCGTCTGGCGGAGGGGGATAGCGCGCTGGACGATGACGAGCTGCAGCATTTACAGGCGCTGCTGGCGCAGTTGGCGCTGCAACAGTGGCCCGCCGACGGGGATCCTGTGCTGGCGAAACTGGGCATTGCCCCCGTCCCGTCCCGCGATCAGCGCAACGGCGCCGCTCTGGCGCTGGCCGAGCCCCGCGCCGAGGGCGACGGAACGGCGCAAACCCCCTCCGGCGCCGGCGGCGGGCGCGCAGTGGCGCCGTCCGCTCTTGCGGCCAGCGCGCCGGAATTTACCGACGTTCAGAGCGCAGAGGTTCAGGGCAAGAAAGAGCCGCAGCCGCTGCTGCTGGTGCCGTCGACCAAGCGCAACGCGCGCCGCGCGGAAAACACCCCACTCCGTCTTGACACCGTTAAGCTTCAGTCGGTGGCCGCGCACCCGCGCCAGCGCGGCGAAGCGTTGTCGCGCACGGCGACAACGGCAGACAAACTTGCCGCAACCGCAACCGCGACGCCTACGCCGAGTGCGCCGCCGAGCGCGGGGCTGGACGCTATCACCACCGACGCCCCTTCCCTGCGGACACCGGCACCGCCGCAGGCGCCCATAGCGCACCTGCGCCAACCGCTAGGCTCCCCGGCCTGGCAGCAACAACTCGGTGAACACATCACGCTATTCAACCGTAACGGTATCTTTCACGCCCAGTTGCATCTGCATCCGCAGGAGTTGGGTGCGGTGAAAGTCAATTTGCGCCTGAATAAGGAGCAGTTGCAGGTGCATTTCGCTTCCGATAATCAGCAGGTGCGGGCGGTATTGGAAACCGCCATGACCCAATTGCGCACGTCACTGGCGGAAAACGGCATCGCGCTCGGCGATACCAGCGTCGGCACCGACGCATCCGGACATAACGCCTCCGGTCATCAGCAGGACCGCGGCGACAGCCCTCAACACGGGCAGGGGCGCAGGGAGTCGCTGTTCGTGGCGCACCGCAACGGCGGCGGCTCAGCCGGCCCCGGCGCGTGGTACCGCGACGGTATCGATATCTATGCCTGA
- the fliJ gene encoding flagellar export protein FliJ has translation MTSTSPIETLREHAERALEDALLQLGACRSAHASAVAQLNQLMDYEQDYRKQLEENMTGTGLNVDKWINYQSFIASLYKIVAHHSQQVSVFQSRVDLAMAHWQQKKQRLNAFEILKTRSDNARQLRESRRNQKQMDEFALRASLRRVES, from the coding sequence ATGACCAGTACATCGCCAATCGAAACCTTGAGGGAACATGCTGAACGGGCGCTGGAAGACGCCCTGCTTCAGCTCGGCGCCTGCCGCAGCGCGCACGCCAGCGCCGTGGCGCAGCTGAATCAGCTGATGGATTACGAACAGGACTATCGCAAACAGCTCGAAGAGAATATGACCGGAACCGGTCTGAACGTTGACAAATGGATTAATTATCAGTCGTTTATCGCGTCGCTGTATAAAATTGTCGCCCACCACAGCCAGCAGGTGTCGGTGTTCCAATCGCGGGTCGATCTGGCGATGGCCCACTGGCAACAGAAAAAACAGCGTCTTAACGCGTTTGAAATTCTGAAAACGCGCTCCGATAACGCCCGTCAATTACGAGAAAGCCGCCGCAATCAAAAACAAATGGATGAGTTCGCTCTGCGGGCATCCTTAAGGAGAGTGGAATCATGA